From one [Ruminococcus] lactaris ATCC 29176 genomic stretch:
- a CDS encoding radical SAM protein, whose product MAGLKFQAQRAAFSVAADAVLKYVNKNDDRTKALLKVVDLTESFAKDRFKPESYEAARKMIQDPENKWMQYLNRLFDEVSPNVLKTTALNLGFDAMLYGTKVMHEAREKYQCNVPWLILMDPTSACNLKCTGCWAAEYGHLLNLSFEDMDRVITQGKELGIYLYMLTGGEPLVRKKDIIRLCEKHNDCEFHAFTNGTLVDEEFCNEMERVGNLTLSISLEGYEKVNDGRRGKGVYEKVMHAMDLLKAHGQIFGTSICYTRANIETVTSDEFLDMIIEKGCRYAWYFHYMPVGNDAAVDLLPTKEQREYMYHRVREIRGFTGGKQIFAFDFQNDGEYVGGCIAGGRNYFHINANGDAEPCVFIHYSSANIKEVSVLDALRQPLFMAYHNNQPFNKNHLRPCPMLENPEKLQQMVHETGAKSTDLQSPESVEHLCGKCEQYASIWKKKADELWEKSGKAEKEEKKA is encoded by the coding sequence ATGGCAGGTTTAAAATTTCAGGCACAGAGAGCAGCATTCAGCGTGGCAGCAGATGCAGTTTTAAAGTATGTAAATAAGAATGACGACAGAACAAAAGCACTTCTGAAGGTTGTAGATCTGACGGAAAGTTTCGCAAAAGACCGGTTTAAACCGGAGTCATATGAAGCAGCAAGAAAAATGATCCAGGATCCTGAAAATAAGTGGATGCAGTATCTGAACCGTTTATTTGATGAGGTAAGCCCGAATGTATTAAAGACGACAGCGCTGAACCTTGGATTTGATGCAATGCTTTATGGAACCAAAGTGATGCATGAGGCAAGAGAAAAATATCAGTGTAATGTACCGTGGCTGATCCTGATGGATCCGACGAGTGCCTGTAATCTGAAATGCACCGGATGCTGGGCAGCAGAATACGGACATTTGCTGAATCTGTCTTTTGAAGATATGGATCGTGTGATCACGCAGGGGAAGGAGCTTGGTATTTATCTGTATATGCTTACCGGCGGAGAACCGCTTGTGAGAAAAAAAGATATTATCCGGTTATGTGAGAAGCACAATGACTGCGAATTCCATGCATTTACGAATGGAACGCTTGTAGATGAAGAATTTTGTAATGAGATGGAACGGGTAGGAAATCTGACTCTTTCCATCAGTCTGGAAGGATATGAGAAAGTTAATGATGGTCGTCGTGGAAAAGGTGTCTATGAAAAAGTCATGCATGCGATGGATCTTCTGAAAGCTCATGGACAGATCTTTGGAACATCGATCTGCTATACAAGAGCCAATATTGAGACGGTTACATCCGATGAATTTTTGGATATGATCATTGAAAAAGGATGCCGTTATGCATGGTATTTCCATTATATGCCGGTTGGAAATGATGCGGCAGTAGATCTGCTTCCGACAAAAGAGCAGAGAGAGTATATGTATCACCGAGTAAGAGAAATCCGTGGCTTTACCGGTGGAAAGCAGATTTTTGCATTTGATTTCCAGAACGACGGAGAATACGTTGGAGGATGTATTGCAGGAGGCAGAAATTACTTCCATATCAATGCAAATGGAGATGCAGAGCCATGTGTATTCATCCATTATTCCAGTGCCAATATTAAAGAAGTCAGTGTACTGGATGCATTACGCCAGCCGTTATTTATGGCTTACCATAATAACCAGCCATTTAATAAGAATCATCTCCGTCCATGCCCGATGCTTGAAAATCCTGAAAAATTACAGCAGATGGTACATGAGACCGGTGCAAAGTCAACCGATCTTCAGTCACCGGAGAGCGTAGAGCATCTTTGTGGAAAATGCGAACAGTACGCATCAATATGGAAAAAGAAAGCGGATGAACTGTGGGAAAAATCAGGAAAAGCAGAGAAAGAAGAAAAAAAAGCCTGA
- a CDS encoding spore coat protein, with amino-acid sequence MNEKTMVADALTGVNGELKMFGDMIPQTENKELKQCLKQIRSQCEMSQEKLYQIAREKSYYVPAEKATREEVEHVKSILSAN; translated from the coding sequence ATGAACGAAAAGACAATGGTTGCCGATGCCCTCACCGGTGTCAACGGTGAATTAAAAATGTTCGGGGATATGATCCCACAGACAGAAAATAAGGAACTTAAGCAGTGTCTTAAGCAGATCCGCTCCCAGTGCGAGATGTCCCAGGAAAAGCTGTATCAGATCGCCCGTGAAAAAAGTTACTACGTTCCGGCAGAGAAAGCCACTCGTGAAGAAGTCGAACATGTAAAATCAATTCTTTCAGCAAACTGA
- a CDS encoding 2-hydroxyacyl-CoA dehydratase, with product MNSKELYTLGIDIGSTTVKIAILDNENEVLFSDYERHFANIQETLSDLLGRAIYKLGPIQVSPVITGSGGLTLAKHLGVPFVQEVIAVSTALQDYAPQTDVAIELGGEDAKIIYFEGGNVEQRMNGVCAGGTGSFIDQMASLLQTDASGLNEYAKNYKALYSIAARCGVFAKTDIQPLINDGAAREDLAASIFQAVVNQTISGLACGKPIRGHVAFLGGPLHFLSELKEAFIRTLKLDDEHIIAPNHSHLFAAIGSALNSKKDTPMALLEMQKRLEGKIKMEFEVERLDPLFATTKDYEEFSARHAQHQVPVKDLATYRGKAFLGIDAGSTTTKAALVGEDGTLLYSFYHNNEGDPLGTTISAIKDIYDQLPEGVEIVHSCSTGYGEALIKSALMLDEGEVETVSHYYAASFFEPDVDCILDIGGQDMKCIKIKNQTVDSVQLNEACSSGCGSFIETFAKSLNYSVEDFAQEALYAQNPIDLGTRCTVFMNSKVKQAQKEGASVADISAGLAYSVIKNALFKVIKVSDASELGKHIVVQGGTFYNNAVLRSFEKIANCEAIRPDIAGIMGAFGAALIARERYTDCEGTTMLSIDEIRSLEYSTTMTKCRGCTNTCRLTINHFSGGRKFITGNRCERGLGKEKSKNQMPNLFEYKLHRYFDYTPLEEADARRGVIGIPRVLNMYENYPFWFTFFTELGFRVVLSPASTRKIYELGIESIPSESECYPAKLAHGHVQWLINQGVKHIFYPSIPYERKEFADSDNHYNCPIVTSYPENIKNNMDPIVHGEVDFIHPFLNFESEDTISYRLIDELGKKFSLSDTEIRSAVHKAWEELAACRQDMRTKGEETIRFLNETGNRGIVLAGRPYHIDPEVNHGLPELITSYNIAVLTEDSVSHLHQVERPLNVMDQWMYHSRLYAAANYVKTTENLDLIQLNSFGCGLDAVTTDQVAEILTNSDKIYTTLKIDEVNNLGAARIRVRSLLAAIRVREKKQEQRTIRPSSIEKVPFTKEMRKTYTILCPQMSPVHFELLEPAFRAAGYKIEVLPNDNKQAVDMGLKYVNNDACYPSLIVVGQIMDALLSGKYDLNQTAVIISQTGGGCRASNYIGFIRRALKKAGMGHIPVISINLSGLEENPGFKLSPALALRGLYAAVFGDIFMKCVYRMRPYEAVPGTTDQVHRKWAEVVKKFVSEGYPSRRKFKKLCNEIIHDFDTIETLDIKKPRVGIVGEILVKFLPAANNHLAELLESEGAEAVVPDLLDFLLYCFYNQNFKVSHLGMKKSKATVGNLGIKALEWFRSPASKAFEQSKHFDPPAHIEDLGKMASEIVSLGNQTGEGWFLTGEMLELIHSGAGNIVCTQPFACLPNHVVGKGVIKELRRRHPESNIVAIDFDPGASEVNQLNRIKLMLSTAFKNLEKEN from the coding sequence ATGAATTCAAAAGAACTCTATACTTTGGGAATCGATATTGGTTCCACGACCGTTAAGATTGCCATTCTGGACAACGAGAACGAAGTGCTTTTCTCTGATTATGAGCGTCACTTTGCCAATATTCAGGAAACTCTGTCAGATCTTCTCGGACGTGCCATTTACAAACTCGGACCGATTCAGGTCTCTCCTGTTATCACAGGAAGTGGCGGACTGACACTTGCCAAACATCTTGGCGTACCTTTTGTGCAGGAGGTCATTGCTGTATCTACAGCTCTGCAGGATTACGCTCCACAGACTGATGTTGCGATCGAGCTTGGCGGCGAGGATGCCAAGATCATCTATTTTGAAGGCGGAAATGTCGAGCAGCGTATGAATGGTGTCTGTGCCGGTGGTACAGGTTCCTTTATCGACCAGATGGCATCTCTCCTCCAGACCGATGCATCCGGTCTGAATGAATATGCTAAAAATTATAAGGCTCTTTATTCGATTGCTGCACGCTGTGGTGTATTTGCAAAGACAGATATCCAGCCGCTGATCAACGATGGTGCTGCCAGAGAAGACCTTGCTGCATCCATTTTCCAGGCGGTTGTCAACCAGACGATCAGCGGACTTGCCTGCGGGAAACCGATCCGTGGACATGTCGCTTTCCTGGGCGGACCGCTTCATTTCCTTTCAGAACTGAAAGAAGCTTTCATCCGTACACTGAAACTGGATGACGAGCATATTATTGCACCGAACCATTCTCATTTATTTGCTGCGATCGGTTCTGCTCTCAATTCCAAAAAGGATACTCCGATGGCTCTTCTTGAAATGCAGAAGCGTCTTGAAGGAAAGATCAAGATGGAATTTGAAGTGGAACGTCTTGATCCTCTCTTTGCAACCACGAAAGACTATGAAGAATTTTCCGCACGCCATGCACAGCATCAGGTTCCGGTAAAAGATCTTGCAACCTACAGAGGAAAGGCATTCCTTGGAATCGATGCAGGTTCTACCACCACAAAAGCTGCCCTGGTCGGAGAAGACGGTACTCTTTTGTATTCTTTTTATCATAATAATGAAGGAGATCCGCTTGGCACAACCATTTCTGCCATCAAGGATATTTATGACCAGTTGCCGGAAGGTGTGGAGATTGTCCACTCCTGCTCTACCGGTTACGGTGAGGCACTGATCAAATCCGCACTGATGCTGGATGAAGGAGAGGTGGAAACAGTATCCCATTATTATGCAGCTTCTTTCTTTGAACCGGATGTAGATTGTATCCTTGACATCGGTGGACAGGACATGAAATGTATCAAGATCAAGAACCAGACTGTAGACAGTGTCCAGCTCAACGAGGCCTGCTCTTCCGGCTGCGGTTCTTTCATTGAAACTTTCGCCAAATCCCTGAACTACTCTGTGGAAGATTTTGCTCAGGAGGCACTGTATGCCCAGAATCCGATCGACCTCGGTACACGCTGTACTGTATTTATGAATTCCAAAGTAAAGCAGGCTCAGAAAGAAGGAGCCTCTGTTGCTGATATTTCTGCCGGACTTGCCTACTCTGTTATCAAGAATGCTTTATTCAAGGTAATCAAAGTTTCTGATGCTTCTGAGCTTGGTAAGCATATCGTTGTACAGGGTGGTACTTTCTATAATAATGCGGTTCTCAGGAGCTTTGAGAAAATTGCCAACTGCGAGGCGATCCGTCCTGACATTGCAGGAATCATGGGAGCGTTCGGAGCTGCCCTGATCGCAAGAGAACGTTATACTGACTGCGAGGGAACCACCATGCTCTCCATCGATGAGATCCGTTCCCTGGAATATTCTACAACCATGACCAAATGTCGTGGATGTACCAATACCTGCCGCCTGACGATCAACCATTTCAGCGGCGGCCGTAAATTTATCACCGGAAACCGCTGTGAGAGAGGTCTTGGAAAAGAGAAATCAAAGAATCAGATGCCGAACCTTTTTGAATATAAGCTGCATCGTTACTTTGATTATACTCCTCTCGAAGAGGCAGATGCCCGCCGCGGAGTGATTGGTATCCCGCGTGTTCTGAATATGTATGAAAATTATCCGTTCTGGTTTACATTTTTCACTGAACTGGGATTCCGTGTCGTTCTTTCTCCGGCATCTACGAGAAAGATTTACGAACTTGGAATCGAATCCATCCCGAGTGAATCCGAATGTTATCCGGCCAAGCTTGCACACGGACATGTGCAGTGGCTCATCAACCAGGGAGTAAAGCACATTTTCTATCCTTCCATCCCTTATGAGAGGAAAGAATTTGCTGATTCGGACAACCATTATAACTGCCCGATCGTTACTTCCTACCCGGAAAATATTAAGAACAATATGGATCCGATCGTGCATGGAGAAGTTGATTTTATCCATCCGTTCCTGAACTTTGAAAGTGAGGATACAATCTCTTACCGTCTGATTGACGAACTCGGAAAGAAATTTTCTCTTTCTGATACAGAGATCCGTTCTGCTGTACATAAAGCATGGGAGGAGCTTGCAGCCTGCCGTCAGGATATGAGAACGAAAGGAGAGGAGACGATTCGTTTCCTGAATGAGACCGGCAACCGTGGTATCGTTTTGGCGGGACGTCCTTATCATATTGACCCTGAAGTCAACCATGGACTCCCTGAACTGATCACATCCTACAATATTGCAGTACTGACAGAGGACTCCGTCTCCCATCTTCATCAGGTAGAACGCCCTCTGAATGTCATGGATCAGTGGATGTACCATTCCAGACTTTATGCAGCCGCAAATTATGTGAAGACTACTGAGAATCTGGATCTGATCCAGCTAAATTCCTTCGGCTGTGGTCTGGATGCCGTAACGACAGATCAGGTTGCTGAGATCCTGACCAATTCAGATAAGATTTATACAACACTGAAAATTGATGAAGTCAATAACCTGGGAGCTGCAAGAATCCGTGTCCGCTCTCTCCTTGCTGCGATCCGTGTACGTGAGAAAAAGCAGGAACAGAGAACGATCCGTCCGTCTTCTATTGAAAAAGTACCGTTTACAAAAGAAATGCGGAAGACTTATACCATCCTCTGCCCACAGATGTCACCGGTTCACTTTGAACTTCTTGAGCCTGCATTCCGTGCAGCAGGATATAAGATTGAAGTACTTCCGAATGACAACAAACAGGCAGTCGACATGGGACTGAAATATGTAAATAATGATGCCTGTTATCCTTCTCTGATCGTAGTCGGACAGATCATGGATGCCCTGCTTTCAGGAAAATATGACCTGAACCAGACAGCCGTTATCATCAGTCAGACCGGTGGCGGATGCCGTGCCTCCAACTATATTGGATTTATTCGTCGTGCTTTGAAAAAAGCCGGCATGGGACATATCCCGGTCATCTCCATCAACTTAAGCGGACTGGAGGAGAATCCTGGTTTCAAGCTATCTCCGGCACTGGCTCTGCGTGGATTGTATGCTGCTGTATTTGGAGATATTTTCATGAAATGCGTTTACCGGATGCGTCCATACGAGGCCGTTCCCGGCACGACAGACCAGGTTCACCGGAAATGGGCAGAGGTCGTGAAGAAATTCGTATCGGAAGGTTATCCTTCCCGCCGGAAATTCAAAAAACTCTGCAACGAGATCATTCATGATTTTGATACCATTGAAACGCTGGATATCAAAAAGCCACGCGTCGGAATCGTAGGAGAAATTCTCGTTAAATTTCTGCCGGCTGCCAACAACCATCTTGCCGAACTGCTTGAAAGCGAAGGTGCAGAAGCTGTCGTTCCTGATCTGCTGGACTTCCTGCTTTACTGCTTTTATAATCAGAATTTCAAGGTGTCACATCTTGGCATGAAGAAATCAAAAGCAACGGTCGGTAATCTTGGCATTAAGGCACTGGAATGGTTCCGTTCCCCTGCTTCAAAGGCATTTGAGCAGAGTAAGCACTTTGATCCTCCGGCACATATTGAAGATCTTGGAAAAATGGCTTCTGAGATCGTATCACTCGGAAATCAGACCGGTGAGGGCTGGTTCTTAACCGGAGAAATGCTGGAGCTGATCCACAGCGGTGCAGGAAATATCGTTTGTACGCAGCCATTCGCCTGCCTGCCAAACCACGTAGTCGGCAAGGGCGTTATCAAAGAACTCCGCCGCAGACATCCGGAGTCCAATATCGTAGCTATTGACTTCGATCCGGGTGCAAGTGAAGTAAACCAGTTGAACAGAATCAAACTGATGCTGTCAACAGCGTTTAAGAATTTGGAGAAAGAGAACTAA
- a CDS encoding manganese efflux pump MntP family protein, which translates to MSWIEIILIGAGLSLDVFAYALCRGAVVGEVDKKSLVILGGGFTLWNLISLTAGNFVAKIPVVSKNVEYAANDWKYISVAIFLGLGIYLIIKAARGKEIEERKAERLESRQFAMWMAITSLDVFIAGIGFGFLDTVFFKTFIVILLITPVSVIAGLYAGWWAGCQARKKIVAVGGCLLLIGGIELLIRLT; encoded by the coding sequence ATGTCATGGATTGAAATTATTTTGATCGGTGCAGGTCTTTCGCTGGATGTTTTTGCATATGCATTATGCAGAGGTGCTGTAGTTGGTGAAGTTGACAAAAAAAGTCTGGTGATTCTGGGAGGCGGGTTCACGCTCTGGAATCTGATCAGCCTGACGGCTGGAAATTTTGTGGCAAAGATACCGGTTGTTTCAAAAAATGTAGAGTATGCGGCCAATGACTGGAAATATATATCGGTTGCGATTTTTCTTGGACTGGGCATTTATCTCATCATCAAAGCGGCAAGAGGAAAAGAAATAGAAGAGCGAAAGGCAGAAAGACTGGAATCGAGGCAGTTTGCAATGTGGATGGCAATTACCAGCCTTGATGTATTTATAGCAGGAATTGGATTTGGATTCCTGGATACAGTTTTTTTTAAGACGTTTATAGTGATCCTTCTGATCACTCCGGTCAGTGTGATTGCCGGACTATATGCCGGATGGTGGGCAGGGTGTCAGGCAAGAAAGAAAATTGTGGCAGTTGGTGGCTGTCTGCTTCTGATCGGAGGAATTGAACTTCTGATCCGGCTGACGTAA
- a CDS encoding rhomboid family intramembrane serine protease, with protein MNWLDKLERKFGRYAIPNLTVYLLAGYVIGFAVYYLAPNLLRYLTLEPYYILHGQIWRIISWVLIPPTGSLFSLFFLVLLYYSLGTALERTWGTFRYNVYIFSGIFFTVIAVFILYGVFYLIYGVALPMSSIGLISTNYITMSIFLAFASIYPDMEVMLYFILPIKMKWMALVYAAMALYYFFTGSLAVKVAIGASLLNFVIFFCSSRNIKRFGPKEQARKAKFRQQSRPHMTYSNGARHRCAVCGRTELDDPNLEFRFCSKCNGNYEYCQDHLFTHEHVK; from the coding sequence TTGAACTGGCTTGACAAATTAGAAAGAAAATTCGGACGTTATGCGATTCCAAACCTGACGGTTTATCTGTTGGCAGGATATGTCATCGGGTTTGCGGTTTATTATCTTGCACCGAATCTGCTTAGATATCTTACACTAGAACCGTATTATATCCTGCACGGGCAGATCTGGAGGATTATTTCATGGGTACTGATTCCACCGACGGGAAGTCTCTTTTCGCTTTTCTTTTTAGTACTTTTGTACTATTCACTGGGGACAGCCCTGGAGCGGACATGGGGGACATTCCGGTATAATGTCTATATTTTTTCCGGTATTTTCTTTACTGTGATCGCTGTATTTATTTTATACGGAGTATTTTATCTTATTTATGGAGTTGCACTTCCGATGTCCAGCATCGGACTGATCAGCACGAATTATATTACGATGTCGATCTTCCTGGCATTCGCTTCAATTTATCCTGATATGGAAGTGATGCTTTACTTTATTCTGCCGATTAAGATGAAGTGGATGGCACTTGTCTATGCAGCAATGGCACTGTATTATTTCTTCACAGGAAGCCTTGCAGTAAAAGTTGCGATCGGAGCTTCTTTACTTAATTTTGTGATCTTTTTCTGCTCCAGCAGAAATATAAAAAGATTTGGACCGAAGGAACAGGCACGTAAGGCAAAGTTCCGGCAGCAGTCCAGACCGCATATGACTTATTCTAATGGGGCAAGACACCGTTGTGCAGTATGTGGAAGGACAGAACTGGATGATCCGAACCTTGAGTTCCGGTTCTGCTCCAAGTGTAATGGAAATTATGAATATTGTCAGGATCATCTTTTTACGCATGAGCATGTAAAGTAA
- the pyk gene encoding pyruvate kinase, which translates to MKKTKVVCTMGPNTNDKELMRKLIRNGMDVARFNFSHGDHAEQKSRMDLLKELREEEHSNVAILLDTKGPEIRTGLLKDGKKIMLEAGKKFTLTTEEVAGDENIVSISYPGLINDVSRGKTILIDDGLIGLKVVEKKEKELICEIINGGELGERKGVNVPNVPIRLPAITEKDKEDIKFGAEQGIDFIAASFVRNAECILEIRAYLKSLGAPFIPIIAKVENSEGIDNIDEIIRAADGVMVARGDLGVEIPAEEVPYLQKMIIQKCNSHFKTVITATQMLDSMMRNPRPTRAEVTDVANAVYDGTDAVMLSGETAQGKYPVEALQMMVHIIENTEQHLDYEEMLEKEYGHLKSGVSSAIGYSSVLAAANLNAKCILTPTVSGATARVVSNLRPRQEILGITPNERTLRRMSIYWGVRPLKSLEHDNTEDICENAMELAKVKKYVEQGDVVVLTAGIPSPNVGKERSYTSNMMRIATID; encoded by the coding sequence ATGAAAAAGACGAAAGTAGTATGTACGATGGGACCCAATACGAATGATAAAGAACTGATGAGAAAGCTGATCCGGAATGGAATGGATGTGGCACGTTTCAATTTTTCCCACGGAGATCATGCAGAGCAGAAAAGCCGTATGGATCTTCTGAAGGAGCTTCGTGAGGAGGAGCATTCTAATGTTGCGATCCTGCTGGATACCAAAGGACCGGAGATCCGTACCGGACTGCTGAAGGACGGAAAGAAGATCATGCTGGAGGCCGGAAAGAAATTTACGCTTACGACAGAAGAGGTGGCAGGAGATGAGAATATCGTATCTATTTCTTATCCGGGACTGATCAATGATGTGAGCAGGGGAAAGACAATCCTGATCGATGACGGACTGATCGGACTGAAAGTAGTCGAGAAGAAAGAAAAAGAACTGATCTGTGAGATTATCAACGGTGGAGAGCTTGGTGAGAGAAAAGGTGTGAATGTGCCGAATGTACCGATCCGTCTTCCGGCGATCACAGAGAAGGATAAAGAAGATATCAAGTTTGGTGCAGAGCAGGGAATTGATTTTATCGCAGCATCCTTTGTGAGAAATGCAGAGTGTATCCTGGAGATCAGGGCTTATCTGAAGTCTCTCGGAGCACCGTTCATTCCGATCATTGCAAAAGTTGAAAATTCAGAGGGAATTGACAATATTGATGAAATTATCCGTGCAGCAGACGGTGTTATGGTTGCCCGTGGAGATCTCGGTGTGGAGATTCCGGCAGAGGAAGTTCCATATTTGCAGAAGATGATCATTCAGAAGTGTAACAGTCACTTTAAGACAGTTATTACAGCAACCCAGATGCTGGATTCCATGATGCGGAATCCACGTCCTACAAGAGCCGAGGTAACAGACGTTGCCAATGCTGTTTATGACGGAACAGATGCAGTGATGCTTTCCGGTGAGACTGCACAGGGCAAGTACCCGGTGGAGGCACTTCAGATGATGGTTCATATCATTGAAAATACAGAGCAGCACTTAGATTATGAGGAGATGCTTGAGAAGGAGTATGGTCATTTAAAGAGCGGTGTATCCAGTGCCATTGGATATTCCTCCGTACTTGCTGCTGCAAATCTGAATGCAAAGTGTATTCTGACGCCAACTGTTTCGGGTGCAACTGCAAGGGTGGTTTCCAATTTAAGACCGAGACAGGAGATTCTTGGAATCACACCGAACGAAAGAACTTTAAGAAGAATGTCCATATACTGGGGAGTCAGACCGCTGAAGTCTCTGGAGCATGACAATACGGAGGATATCTGCGAGAATGCTATGGAGCTTGCAAAAGTAAAGAAGTATGTAGAGCAGGGGGATGTAGTTGTCCTGACGGCAGGAATCCCTTCTCCGAATGTAGGAAAAGAAAGAAGTTATACAAGCAATATGATGCGAATTGCTACGATCGACTGA
- a CDS encoding Rpn family recombination-promoting nuclease/putative transposase, giving the protein MGQADVNVNLWLKDTKRFADLFNAILFHGETVILPENLHPSPETTAVSLQDAQGKNVVKKQYRDIIMNWQDQAVLMLLAVESQTAIHYAAPLKVMLYDSMEYAEQVRVKWKERPPRLSSAEFLSRFQKNDKLIPVITLIFYYGTEEWDGPLELHQMFDLGTEKNHAELMKKYLPNYHINLVDVRRLKNLESFQSDLQIIFGMLQCSQDKYALRTYVANHKDYFQKLDLETYHALGAFLNSRQLMEINVEKNEREELDMCKALEDIYNDGVQAGMEVGIEQGRQSGIAEGETALKKDVAFQMQKLGYSLDAIAAVLRESVDGISRILAVVG; this is encoded by the coding sequence ATGGGACAAGCAGATGTAAATGTTAATCTTTGGCTTAAGGATACGAAACGGTTCGCAGACCTGTTCAATGCCATTTTATTTCATGGGGAAACCGTGATCCTGCCGGAGAACCTTCACCCCAGCCCGGAGACAACCGCAGTCAGTCTTCAGGACGCTCAGGGGAAAAATGTTGTAAAAAAGCAATACCGTGATATCATCATGAACTGGCAGGATCAGGCTGTGCTGATGCTGCTGGCGGTGGAATCACAGACTGCCATTCATTACGCTGCACCGTTGAAAGTAATGCTCTATGACAGCATGGAATACGCAGAACAGGTGCGGGTCAAATGGAAAGAACGTCCGCCCCGTCTTTCTTCGGCTGAATTTCTTTCCCGGTTTCAAAAGAATGATAAACTCATCCCGGTGATTACTTTGATCTTCTATTATGGGACAGAGGAGTGGGATGGACCTTTGGAACTGCATCAGATGTTCGATCTTGGTACAGAAAAGAACCATGCAGAACTGATGAAAAAGTACCTTCCCAATTATCACATTAACCTCGTCGATGTCAGAAGACTGAAAAATTTAGAATCTTTTCAAAGTGATTTACAAATCATCTTCGGTATGCTACAATGTAGTCAGGATAAATACGCATTGCGTACATATGTGGCAAATCATAAAGACTATTTCCAAAAGCTGGATCTGGAGACTTATCATGCACTTGGAGCATTCTTAAATTCCCGGCAGCTTATGGAGATAAACGTAGAAAAGAACGAAAGGGAGGAACTGGATATGTGTAAAGCACTGGAAGATATTTATAACGATGGCGTTCAAGCAGGCATGGAGGTTGGAATAGAGCAGGGCAGACAATCAGGGATTGCCGAAGGAGAAACAGCTCTTAAGAAGGATGTCGCCTTTCAAATGCAAAAGCTTGGGTATTCTTTAGATGCGATCGCAGCAGTACTGAGAGAATCGGTTGATGGAATCAGTAGGATACTGGCTGTAGTTGGATAA
- a CDS encoding TetR/AcrR family transcriptional regulator C-terminal domain-containing protein, with translation MEDKKELTKDLLTLSFRELILKTPFDKITIKMITDGAGVIRPTFYKHFQDKYGILEYILQKEIREKIDVLIENQLENDIFLLLCSCLSKDRAFYKKLYLIEGPNSFEEQMFQFIYELIFFLFNKYPLKAPSRLKILTKESLARFYTFGLADSIKYTITHDVAYEPKELAEVYDYLIHNSVLDLVEYPAQGN, from the coding sequence ATGGAAGATAAAAAAGAACTTACCAAAGATTTGCTGACTCTATCTTTCAGAGAACTGATCCTTAAGACTCCATTTGATAAGATAACGATCAAAATGATCACTGACGGTGCCGGTGTCATACGTCCTACTTTTTATAAGCATTTTCAGGATAAATACGGGATTCTTGAATATATTCTCCAAAAAGAGATCAGGGAAAAAATTGACGTACTCATTGAAAATCAACTGGAAAATGATATTTTTCTGCTTCTCTGTTCCTGTCTTTCTAAAGACCGGGCATTTTATAAAAAGCTGTACCTGATCGAAGGTCCAAATTCTTTTGAAGAGCAGATGTTCCAGTTTATTTATGAACTGATCTTTTTCCTGTTCAACAAATATCCTTTGAAAGCTCCTTCCCGTCTGAAGATTCTGACCAAAGAGAGTCTTGCAAGATTTTATACCTTCGGGCTGGCTGATTCTATCAAATACACCATAACTCATGATGTCGCTTATGAACCAAAAGAACTGGCTGAAGTTTATGATTATCTGATCCATAACTCTGTGCTGGATCTTGTAGAATATCCGGCACAGGGGAACTAA